The Acidimicrobiales bacterium sequence GCTACCTGAGGCAGCGAACCTCGCTCGACAGGACGGCTCGGTGGCGGCGCTTCGGCGCCTCCTCGGCGACACGTACGACTCGCCGTCCATCGAACGAGCCGGCGACACCCTGATCGAAGCAGCCCGCATGGCGTCACACGCCGGGCGGGCACTCTTCGCTGCGGTGCGGACGTTGCCGGTCCCGGTCGAGCCGGTCGCACGGTTGTGGTTCGGCGCGAACCTGCTTCGTGAGCATCGCGGCGATGGCCACGTCGCAGCCCTCGTCACCCTCGGAAAATCCGGGACCGAGTCCCACGTATTGCACACACTGGCCGACGGTGTCCCGGCCGAGCAGTTCGGTCGGCTCTGGCACTTGGACTCCGGATATCTCGATCGGGTGATCGGCAGAATGCGCGAGCGTGGTCTCGTCGGCGGCGATGGGTGGCTCACCGCCGATGGTGCCCAACTCAAGGAGCGCCTCGAGGCGCTGACCGACGAGTTGGCAGCACCCGCCTATACGTCGCTCAGCGAGGAGCAACTCGTCCCGCTGATGGCTGACCTGCGACCGCTCGCCGACCGACTCACCCTGAATGGGTCGTCGACGTAGCGGCTGCTTCGGCGCCGTCGAGGTAGAGGTCGAGTTGGCGGTGCGCCAGCTTCGACTCGGTGTCCGAGTCGAGTCCGATCGCTAACGGTCGGGCGAACCGGATCGACGTGTAGGTGATGTCCGCTTCGGTGAAGGCCGGGCCGACGGTCGACGCCTCGCGTGCGTGGTGGAGGAGTCGTCGGGTCATCTTGGCGGCACGTTCGGTCAGGTCGGGCCAGTCGGTGTCGTCGAGCAACGGGTGGATGATGTTGACGACCCCGACCCCGTTGTCGATCGCCGCATGCAGATAGCGACGCAACGCTGTGCCGTCACCCGCCGCCTCGGCGAGGGCGACCTCGCCGGCCGTGATGGTGCGGTCGAGCACGTCGACCACGACCGCGCGCAACAGGGCCTGTTGATCGGGGAAGTGACGATAGAGGGTGCCGATCCCGACCCCAGCCCGCTGCGCGATCGCATCACGCGACGGCTCGCCACCGATCTCCAAGGCCAACTCGACGGCCGCCGCCAGCAGCCGTTCGCGGTTTCGACGCGCATCAGCCCGCATGACGATGGCCCCTTCGTTGTGGGTATGGTTCTCGCATTAAACGGAGTATATTCCTCCGCTATGAACGAGGGTGTCAGTCAGCCAGACTCCGCCGATGAGTGGGTGCCGGTGACGTTCGATCACTACGAGCACGTCAAGGGTCCGTTCTTCCACGGCACCAAGCACCACTTCGCGCCCGGTGACCTCCTCGTTGCCGGTCGCCAGTCGAACTATCAGCACGGGCGGATCTCGAACAACGTCTACTTCGCTGCTCTCATCGAGCCGGCGATCTGGGGAGCCGAACTCGCTGTCGCCCAGGCCGCCGATGATGAAGACGCCCGCGCGCACATCTATGTGGTTGAGCCGACCGGACCGTACGAGGACGACCCGAACCTGACGAACAAGAAGTTCCCGGGCAACGTCACCCAGTCCTACCGGACCCGTCACCCGCTGCGCGTCGTGCGCGAAGTCACCGACTGGGAACCACACCCACCCGACGTACTGCAACAGATGCTCGACGGGCTCGCCGACCTGCGAGCCCGAGGCCTCGACGTGATCGAAGACTGACCACCACCCAACGACAGGAGGACTCACCGATGAGCAATCAACCCGAACCGATACGCATCGACAACCTGCCCCTGCCGCCCGTCGTCGAA is a genomic window containing:
- a CDS encoding helix-turn-helix domain-containing protein codes for the protein MRADARRNRERLLAAAVELALEIGGEPSRDAIAQRAGVGIGTLYRHFPDQQALLRAVVVDVLDRTITAGEVALAEAAGDGTALRRYLHAAIDNGVGVVNIIHPLLDDTDWPDLTERAAKMTRRLLHHAREASTVGPAFTEADITYTSIRFARPLAIGLDSDTESKLAHRQLDLYLDGAEAAATSTTHSG
- the arr gene encoding NAD(+)--rifampin ADP-ribosyltransferase; this translates as MNEGVSQPDSADEWVPVTFDHYEHVKGPFFHGTKHHFAPGDLLVAGRQSNYQHGRISNNVYFAALIEPAIWGAELAVAQAADDEDARAHIYVVEPTGPYEDDPNLTNKKFPGNVTQSYRTRHPLRVVREVTDWEPHPPDVLQQMLDGLADLRARGLDVIED